One Deltaproteobacteria bacterium DNA window includes the following coding sequences:
- a CDS encoding extracellular solute-binding protein — MRAAILTAILLQVFGGTASAKPLVLWHAYRAGERAALEETVRHWNAGARRQHPPIELLAVPYDAFPDKIGAAIPRGHGPDLFIFAHDRVGDWAESRIVEPLDFWMTEAHADQFLFKALDALCYGDSLYGLPLAFKSTALYYNRTLVPVPPRTTDELLALGRRLTDRSAGRFGLVYDNTKLYFHAPWLTGFGGTLFDAKGSLQVATASAVAAVVFARRLGGPSGIVPPEPSATLATSLFASGKAAMAISGPWMLGELPAQLDFAVVPLPTVSSSRRRAAPFVGAEGLMLSARSGQKDAAFAAMTFLTSAPMALIRALKARQPVATAAAWRDPRIARDAVLTAFREQLQYAVVMPGTPEMRLVWSPYDSALQKAVGLGADPLSALKEAEAEIRRYLASRAKPAPSVQR, encoded by the coding sequence GTGCGCGCCGCCATCCTGACCGCGATCCTCCTGCAGGTTTTCGGCGGCACCGCGTCGGCCAAGCCCCTGGTGCTCTGGCACGCCTATCGGGCGGGCGAGCGTGCGGCCCTGGAGGAGACGGTCCGCCACTGGAACGCCGGAGCGCGCCGGCAACACCCCCCGATCGAGCTGCTCGCGGTCCCCTACGACGCCTTCCCGGACAAGATCGGCGCGGCCATACCGCGCGGTCACGGCCCCGACCTCTTCATCTTCGCCCACGACCGCGTGGGGGACTGGGCCGAATCGCGCATCGTGGAGCCCCTCGACTTCTGGATGACCGAGGCGCACGCGGACCAGTTCCTCTTCAAGGCCCTCGACGCGCTCTGCTACGGCGACTCCCTCTACGGCCTTCCGCTGGCCTTCAAGAGCACCGCCCTCTACTACAATCGAACGCTCGTCCCCGTCCCGCCCCGGACGACCGACGAGCTCCTGGCCCTCGGCCGCCGCCTCACCGACCGCTCGGCGGGTCGCTTCGGCCTGGTCTACGACAACACCAAGCTCTACTTCCACGCCCCGTGGCTAACCGGCTTCGGCGGGACGCTCTTCGACGCCAAAGGGTCCCTGCAGGTGGCGACGGCCAGCGCGGTCGCCGCAGTGGTCTTCGCGCGGCGACTCGGGGGGCCGTCGGGGATCGTCCCACCCGAGCCGTCGGCGACCCTTGCCACCTCTCTCTTCGCCAGCGGCAAGGCGGCGATGGCCATCTCCGGCCCCTGGATGCTCGGCGAGCTGCCCGCTCAGCTGGACTTCGCCGTCGTGCCTCTTCCGACGGTCAGCTCCTCGCGGCGGCGAGCCGCCCCCTTCGTCGGCGCCGAGGGGCTCATGCTCTCGGCACGGAGCGGGCAGAAGGACGCGGCCTTCGCGGCGATGACCTTTCTCACGAGCGCCCCGATGGCCCTCATCCGCGCGCTCAAGGCGCGCCAGCCGGTGGCCACCGCCGCCGCCTGGCGCGATCCCCGCATCGCACGCGATGCGGTGCTCACGGCGTTTCGCGAGCAACTCCAGTACGCGGTGGTCATGCCCGGCACTCCCGAGATGCGCCTCGTCTGGTCCCCCTACGACAGCGCGCTCCAGAAGGCCGTCGGCCTCGGGGCCGATCCGCTCTCCGCGCTCAAGGAAGCCGAGGCCGAGATCCGCCGCTACCTCGCCTCGCGCGCGAAACCCGCCCCGTCGGTGCAGCGATGA
- a CDS encoding carbohydrate ABC transporter permease, translated as MTPTAPRPARRIALHLFLIAFIGLTLLPVALVVRKAVTPGQEFELTINPIPRQVTLDHFRAVLGRKATDGTWLFGRQLLNSAVVATATTILGLFFACTAAYAFSRFRFPGRALGLLVFLVVQMFPATLLLIPMYVILAQLGLLNSMLGLVMIYSTTALPFCVWMLKGYFDTIPKELEEAALIDGAGRIAVFYRVVLPLARPALAVTALFSFMTAWNEYIMAATFLNREETYTLPVLIKGFVGEHGSVEWGSFAAGAVIVSAPVVALFYALQRYLVAGLTAGGVKG; from the coding sequence ATGACGCCGACCGCACCGCGTCCCGCGCGCCGGATCGCGCTCCACCTCTTTCTCATCGCCTTCATCGGCCTCACCCTCCTCCCGGTCGCGCTCGTGGTGCGAAAGGCCGTGACCCCCGGCCAAGAGTTCGAGCTCACGATCAATCCGATTCCCCGTCAGGTCACGCTCGACCACTTCCGCGCGGTCCTCGGCCGGAAGGCCACCGACGGCACCTGGCTCTTCGGCCGGCAGCTCCTGAACAGCGCCGTGGTAGCGACCGCCACCACGATTTTGGGGCTCTTCTTCGCCTGCACCGCCGCCTACGCCTTCTCGCGCTTTCGCTTTCCCGGCCGTGCGCTGGGGCTCCTCGTCTTCCTCGTGGTCCAGATGTTCCCCGCGACGCTGCTCCTCATCCCGATGTACGTGATCCTGGCCCAGCTCGGGCTCCTCAACAGCATGCTGGGCCTCGTGATGATCTATTCCACCACCGCCCTTCCCTTCTGCGTCTGGATGCTGAAGGGTTACTTCGACACCATCCCCAAGGAGCTCGAGGAGGCCGCGCTCATCGATGGGGCGGGCCGCATCGCGGTCTTCTACCGGGTGGTCCTGCCGCTGGCGCGCCCGGCCCTCGCCGTCACGGCCCTCTTCTCCTTCATGACCGCCTGGAACGAGTACATCATGGCCGCCACCTTCCTGAATCGCGAGGAGACCTACACCCTCCCCGTGCTCATCAAGGGTTTCGTCGGCGAGCACGGCTCGGTCGAGTGGGGGTCGTTCGCCGCGGGCGCGGTCATCGTCTCCGCGCCGGTGGTCGCGCTCTTCTACGCCCTGCAGCGCTACCTGGTGGCTGGCCTCACGGCTGGCGGGGTGAAAGGGTAG
- a CDS encoding sugar ABC transporter permease → MSMGRTWGGAAATSVLSTALLALASAGLYLHQRNEGERRIAELPARTAARWLARETARAPSPTAAQAAVARLGRSVRGVELATVVAEPRSQKYRFLRSRRYLAHHDVGRAGQPLDPKHPLDRALFNLAAQVRQSGPQLALLHEAGRPLRIQAAEPVSLGVQAHGATVIVELAPPAPPPSPPPGAWPLLVALLGCLGLGLFPGVLLRSPLARYAPLAVGLVGYALVAAERLHSLAGHQLGELARHRRLLATVLPGASAHSSLALAPRWPLWVATAVGLLVLALAFVGLGRRAVSTLKRHRLPYGLLLPAGLGMLVLVFVPFGYGLALGFFDHAHGRYTFVGLQNFAEILSGGGRPLSHPLNFYFILGVTFLWTGANVVLHVTLGLGLALLLKDPLLRFRGVYRALLILPWAMPNFITALIWKGMFHHQYGAINHALGFLGVENVSWFSSFTTAFCANVATNTWLGFPFMMVVSLGALQSIPHEVYEAAAVDGASRTQVLFRITLPLLKPALFPAIVIGSIWTFNMFNIIYLVSNGAPGGATNILITEAYRWAFERGDRYGLASAYALIIFVVLLGLTLLANRVSRVTEERSS, encoded by the coding sequence ATGAGCATGGGCCGCACCTGGGGCGGGGCAGCAGCCACGAGCGTCCTCTCCACCGCGCTCCTCGCCCTCGCCAGCGCGGGGCTGTACCTCCACCAGAGGAACGAGGGGGAGCGCCGCATCGCCGAACTCCCCGCTCGGACCGCCGCGCGTTGGCTCGCCCGCGAGACGGCGCGCGCACCATCCCCGACAGCCGCCCAGGCCGCCGTCGCTCGCCTGGGCCGGAGCGTGCGGGGCGTAGAGCTGGCCACGGTCGTCGCCGAACCTCGCTCGCAGAAGTACCGCTTCCTGCGGAGCCGCCGCTATCTGGCTCACCACGACGTCGGTCGTGCAGGCCAGCCCCTGGACCCGAAGCACCCTCTCGACCGCGCGCTCTTCAACCTGGCGGCGCAGGTCCGTCAGTCGGGCCCGCAGCTCGCCCTGCTCCACGAAGCCGGCCGCCCCCTCCGAATCCAGGCCGCCGAGCCGGTCTCGCTCGGGGTCCAGGCCCACGGCGCCACGGTGATCGTCGAACTCGCCCCACCGGCCCCGCCTCCATCCCCTCCGCCCGGAGCGTGGCCCCTCCTCGTCGCACTGCTCGGGTGCCTCGGCCTCGGCCTCTTCCCGGGCGTCCTGCTGCGCTCTCCCCTCGCGCGCTACGCGCCGCTCGCGGTCGGCCTCGTGGGCTACGCCCTGGTGGCCGCGGAGCGACTCCACTCCCTCGCCGGACACCAGCTCGGTGAGCTCGCGCGGCACCGGCGGCTCCTCGCCACCGTGCTCCCCGGAGCGAGCGCCCATAGCTCGCTCGCTCTCGCTCCCCGATGGCCCCTCTGGGTCGCCACCGCCGTCGGACTGCTGGTGCTGGCTCTCGCCTTCGTCGGCCTCGGGCGCCGCGCGGTGTCCACACTCAAGCGCCATCGCCTCCCTTATGGGCTGCTCCTTCCGGCTGGCCTCGGCATGCTGGTGCTCGTCTTCGTCCCCTTCGGCTACGGCCTGGCCCTCGGGTTCTTCGATCACGCTCACGGCCGCTACACCTTCGTCGGCCTGCAGAACTTTGCCGAGATCCTGAGCGGTGGCGGCCGCCCCCTCTCCCATCCGCTCAACTTCTACTTCATCCTCGGAGTCACCTTCCTCTGGACGGGGGCGAACGTGGTCCTGCACGTGACGCTCGGCCTCGGGCTCGCGCTCCTCTTGAAGGACCCGCTGCTCCGCTTCCGCGGCGTCTACCGCGCGCTCCTCATCCTCCCCTGGGCCATGCCCAACTTCATCACCGCCCTCATCTGGAAGGGCATGTTCCACCACCAGTACGGGGCCATCAACCACGCTCTCGGCTTCCTCGGCGTCGAGAACGTGAGCTGGTTCTCGAGCTTCACCACGGCTTTCTGCGCCAACGTGGCCACCAATACCTGGCTCGGCTTTCCGTTCATGATGGTCGTATCGCTCGGCGCCCTCCAGAGCATCCCGCACGAGGTCTACGAGGCCGCCGCGGTCGACGGAGCGAGCCGGACCCAGGTCCTCTTCCGGATCACTCTCCCGCTCCTGAAGCCCGCCCTCTTCCCGGCGATCGTCATCGGTTCGATCTGGACCTTCAACATGTTCAACATCATCTATCTCGTGAGCAACGGCGCCCCCGGGGGTGCCACCAACATCCTCATCACCGAGGCGTACCGCTGGGCCTTCGAGCGCGGCGACCGCTACGGTCTCGCCTCCGCCTACGCCCTCATCATCTTCGTGGTCCTCCTGGGTCTCACCCTTCTCGCCAATCGCGTCTCGCGCGTGACCGAGGAGCGCTCCTCATGA
- a CDS encoding serine protein kinase PrkA → MTDGTQALDRLEGIGRSVQEHFDANKRVLTFGEYLTLAEAEPTRQLRGAAQYLRDMFDHYGVETVRHPRGPVTRYRLFDAPWDHGEGRLIGQEEVQGAIYRILRNFVRQRRVDRFILLHGPNGSAKSTIAEMLSRAMEHYSTVPEGALYRFNWIFPSQRVVRSGIGFGGVRRPVDVRDSYAHLEDAAVDARLHCELRDHPFLLIPKEQRLQLFEQWLGGAISKDRDGFAVSQYLVKGNLCHKCKLIYESLLSTYEGDYLQVLRHVQVERFYVSRRYRVGSARVEPQFAVDARTRQITADRSLGSLPTALQSVSLFELDGELVHANRGIVDFADLLKRPIEAYKYLLTAVEDSRVALDQFNLFLDLVFIGSANEGHLNAFMESPDWMSFKGRMELVRVPYLLDYTRERQIYEEQIREGQVGKHIAPHATLVASLWAVLTRMRRPELSHYESDLRDLVAKLTPKDKAGLYGEGLLPAGLREELAKTLRAGIPQVYAETDADVVYEGSTGASPREVKTLIMNAAQNPGYGCLSPEAVLQEIGRLVQETSVYDFLREEVEGHGFHDHKGFLEVARQVYLEQADDELRWAMGLVEEASYAELFGRYVMQVTHHVRKEQLRNPMTGRFENPDVKFMVEVEKGLGVAGDLEEFRQNVMTKIGAWSVDHPKAMPDYAVIFPEYFSRLRDGYYEQQHKRVRKLLHDALLALSDEGASLPPEDRALADQTIARLKERYRYCEVCAREVVTMLIRRRYLE, encoded by the coding sequence ATGACCGACGGGACGCAAGCGCTAGATCGGCTGGAGGGTATCGGCAGGAGCGTGCAGGAGCACTTCGACGCGAACAAGCGCGTGCTGACCTTCGGCGAATACCTGACCCTTGCAGAGGCCGAGCCCACGCGACAGCTTCGCGGGGCGGCGCAGTACCTGCGAGATATGTTCGACCACTACGGTGTCGAGACGGTGCGCCACCCGCGCGGGCCGGTCACGCGCTACCGCCTCTTCGACGCCCCCTGGGACCACGGCGAGGGTCGCCTCATCGGCCAGGAGGAGGTGCAGGGGGCCATCTACCGCATCCTGCGCAACTTCGTGAGGCAGCGCCGCGTCGATCGCTTCATCCTGCTCCACGGGCCGAACGGCAGCGCGAAATCCACGATCGCCGAGATGTTGTCGAGGGCGATGGAGCACTACAGCACGGTCCCGGAGGGGGCTCTCTACCGGTTCAACTGGATCTTCCCCAGCCAGCGCGTCGTTCGCTCGGGGATCGGCTTCGGCGGCGTGCGCCGGCCCGTGGACGTGCGGGACAGCTACGCCCATCTCGAGGATGCTGCCGTCGACGCGAGACTCCACTGCGAGCTCCGGGATCACCCGTTCCTGCTCATCCCGAAGGAGCAGCGGCTACAGCTCTTCGAACAGTGGCTCGGGGGAGCGATCTCCAAGGACCGGGACGGTTTCGCCGTCTCGCAGTACCTCGTCAAGGGGAACCTCTGCCACAAGTGCAAGCTGATCTACGAGTCGCTGCTCAGCACCTACGAAGGGGACTACCTTCAGGTGCTTCGTCACGTGCAGGTGGAGCGGTTCTACGTCTCGCGGCGCTATCGAGTCGGGTCGGCGCGGGTCGAACCGCAGTTTGCCGTGGACGCGAGGACGCGGCAGATCACGGCCGACCGCAGCCTGGGGTCGCTGCCCACCGCCCTGCAGAGCGTGTCGCTCTTCGAACTCGACGGAGAGCTGGTACATGCCAACCGCGGCATCGTGGACTTCGCGGACCTGCTGAAGCGGCCGATCGAGGCGTACAAATACCTCCTCACGGCGGTCGAGGACAGCCGAGTGGCTCTCGACCAGTTCAATTTGTTCCTGGACCTGGTCTTCATCGGCAGCGCGAACGAAGGGCACCTGAACGCGTTCATGGAGAGCCCTGACTGGATGTCCTTCAAGGGGCGGATGGAGCTCGTCCGCGTGCCGTACCTGCTGGACTACACGCGCGAGCGACAGATCTACGAGGAACAGATTCGCGAGGGCCAGGTGGGCAAGCACATCGCTCCGCACGCCACGCTCGTCGCCTCGCTCTGGGCCGTGCTCACGCGTATGCGCCGGCCGGAGCTGTCGCACTACGAGTCGGACCTTCGGGATCTCGTGGCCAAGCTGACCCCGAAGGACAAGGCGGGCCTCTACGGTGAGGGGCTGTTGCCGGCCGGCCTGCGCGAGGAACTGGCCAAGACCCTCCGGGCGGGGATCCCGCAGGTCTACGCCGAGACGGATGCCGACGTGGTGTACGAGGGGAGCACGGGCGCGTCCCCGCGCGAGGTAAAGACCTTGATCATGAACGCCGCCCAGAACCCCGGCTACGGCTGCCTGTCGCCCGAAGCAGTGCTGCAGGAGATCGGGCGGCTGGTACAGGAGACCTCGGTCTACGACTTCCTGCGCGAGGAGGTCGAGGGGCATGGGTTCCACGACCACAAGGGGTTCCTCGAGGTGGCGCGGCAGGTGTACCTCGAGCAAGCCGACGACGAGCTGCGCTGGGCCATGGGCCTCGTCGAGGAGGCGAGCTACGCCGAGCTGTTCGGACGGTACGTGATGCAGGTGACGCACCACGTCCGCAAGGAGCAGCTGCGCAATCCGATGACGGGGCGCTTCGAGAACCCGGACGTCAAGTTCATGGTCGAGGTGGAGAAGGGACTCGGCGTGGCCGGCGACCTCGAGGAGTTTCGGCAGAACGTGATGACCAAGATCGGTGCCTGGTCCGTCGACCACCCGAAGGCGATGCCGGACTACGCGGTCATCTTCCCCGAGTACTTCTCCCGGCTGCGCGACGGCTACTACGAGCAGCAGCACAAGCGGGTGCGCAAGCTCCTGCACGACGCGCTGCTCGCGCTCTCCGACGAGGGCGCTTCACTCCCACCGGAGGACCGGGCGCTCGCCGACCAGACCATCGCTCGGCTGAAGGAACGCTACCGGTACTGCGAGGTCTGCGCGCGCGAGGTGGTCACGATGCTCATCCGTCGGCGCTACCTCGAATAG
- a CDS encoding histidine--tRNA ligase, with protein sequence MKDDSERLQSVKGMYDLLPPDSLRLREVERIGHEVLRRYGYVEVRTPVVEYTTLFSRSIGDATDIVEKEMYTFTDRDERSITMRPEGTAGAVRAYVEHAIHKADPVSRWYYLGPMFRHERWQRGRYRQFHQLGVEVFGVADPGADAEVMALVVDLARAFGLEELELKVNTLGCAECRPAYRAGLVAFLEPRRELLCEDCQRRFGHNPLRVLDCKQERCRALSLEAPSPVEHACEGCAAHWQGVLADLRALEVACEVDARLVRGLDYYSRTTFELVSHGGQLGSQNTLAGGGRYDGLVGQLGGPPTPAVGFAMGLERLLLALPEDRPALASLAQVVFVTRGEPARRAALPMVQALRSRGIAVELDHRGMSVKSQMKRADRVGCSVVVLVGEDELQREVVTVRRMATSTQEEVPVVELAARIDGLLRTS encoded by the coding sequence ATGAAAGACGACTCGGAGCGCCTGCAATCCGTCAAAGGGATGTACGACCTCCTGCCCCCCGACAGTCTGAGGCTGCGGGAGGTGGAGCGCATCGGGCACGAGGTGCTCCGGCGCTACGGGTACGTCGAGGTTCGTACCCCGGTGGTGGAGTACACCACGCTCTTCTCCCGGTCGATCGGTGACGCGACCGACATCGTGGAGAAGGAGATGTATACCTTCACCGACCGCGACGAACGATCGATCACCATGCGGCCCGAGGGGACGGCGGGGGCGGTGCGGGCCTACGTGGAGCACGCGATCCACAAGGCCGACCCGGTGAGTCGCTGGTACTACCTGGGCCCGATGTTTCGCCACGAGCGGTGGCAGCGTGGCCGGTACCGCCAGTTTCACCAGCTCGGTGTCGAGGTCTTCGGGGTCGCGGACCCCGGCGCCGACGCGGAGGTCATGGCGCTGGTGGTCGACCTGGCGCGCGCGTTCGGCCTCGAGGAGCTCGAGCTGAAGGTGAACACCCTCGGGTGCGCCGAATGCCGCCCCGCCTACCGCGCGGGACTCGTGGCCTTTCTGGAGCCGCGCCGCGAGCTGCTCTGCGAGGACTGCCAGCGGCGCTTCGGACACAATCCGCTGCGCGTCCTGGACTGCAAGCAGGAGCGCTGTCGCGCGCTCTCGCTCGAAGCCCCGAGCCCCGTCGAGCACGCGTGTGAAGGGTGCGCCGCCCACTGGCAGGGGGTGCTCGCGGATCTGCGTGCGCTGGAGGTGGCCTGCGAGGTGGACGCCCGTCTGGTGCGTGGGCTCGACTACTACAGCCGCACGACGTTCGAGCTGGTGAGCCACGGTGGGCAGCTCGGCTCGCAGAACACGCTGGCCGGCGGAGGGCGATACGACGGGCTCGTCGGGCAGCTCGGGGGGCCGCCAACCCCGGCGGTGGGCTTCGCCATGGGGCTCGAGCGGCTGCTGCTGGCCCTGCCGGAGGACCGTCCGGCGCTCGCATCGCTCGCGCAAGTGGTCTTCGTTACCCGGGGCGAGCCGGCGCGGCGGGCCGCCCTACCCATGGTCCAGGCCCTGCGCAGCCGCGGGATCGCGGTCGAGCTCGACCACCGCGGGATGAGCGTCAAGAGCCAGATGAAGCGTGCGGACCGTGTCGGGTGTTCGGTGGTGGTGCTGGTCGGAGAGGACGAACTGCAACGCGAGGTGGTGACGGTTCGGCGGATGGCGACCTCCACGCAGGAGGAGGTTCCGGTGGTGGAGCTCGCGGCGCGAATCGATGGGCTCCTGCGAACCTCCTAG
- a CDS encoding deoxynucleoside kinase: MPSAGRKYLAVAGNMGTGKSSLVKFLCSHYKLQPFYEPNEQNPYLKDFYEDMPRWAFHSQVCFLAGKLRIHQELERARDRTAVVLDRTIYEDAEIFAYNLFKTRKMSRRDYGVYTDLYASIVRALRPPDLMIYLRTDLRTISQRIKLRGRPEEQSVPLAYVRRLNQLYEEWFSRYDKSPVLILQTDKLDYVTDLVDRLDLLHRIEQHLG, encoded by the coding sequence ATGCCGAGCGCCGGACGCAAATACCTCGCCGTGGCGGGGAACATGGGGACCGGCAAGAGCTCGCTCGTCAAGTTCCTTTGCTCGCACTACAAGCTCCAGCCCTTCTACGAACCGAACGAGCAGAACCCGTACCTGAAGGACTTCTACGAGGACATGCCCCGGTGGGCCTTCCACAGCCAGGTCTGCTTCCTGGCGGGCAAGCTCCGCATCCACCAGGAGCTGGAGCGGGCGCGGGACCGCACGGCGGTGGTCCTCGATCGCACGATCTACGAGGACGCGGAGATCTTCGCCTACAACCTCTTCAAGACGCGCAAGATGTCCAGGCGCGACTACGGGGTCTACACGGACCTCTACGCGAGCATCGTTCGCGCGCTCAGGCCCCCCGACCTGATGATCTACCTGCGCACCGACCTGCGGACGATCAGCCAGCGCATCAAGCTGCGGGGGCGTCCCGAGGAGCAGTCGGTGCCGCTGGCCTACGTGCGACGCCTGAACCAGCTCTACGAGGAGTGGTTCTCGCGCTACGACAAGTCCCCGGTGCTGATCCTGCAGACCGACAAGCTGGACTACGTGACGGATCTCGTGGACCGCCTGGACCTCCTGCACCGCATCGAGCAGCACCTCGGCTGA
- a CDS encoding DNA integrity scanning protein DisA nucleotide-binding domain protein, giving the protein MEIITPIQVELLRSAAAMVAKREFHHLLYIGDLPLPEELVRSKSVARKKLVQAITSETQRQVVQAMGVETLALPIYDIARPERFKIALVSGIAKGLFKDGDVVLGLIGRGPASYPDTLMLVTIGGSDERGSVDTGFGVVGTDRIPSAILESLIDLAVEIGRDGWEGHPIGTLIVVGDTAKVLEKSRQLTLNPFQGYSEAEKNVLNPEVRDAVKNFAVLDGAFVVREDGVVLAAGRYLKFDEGADVKVPLGLGARHMAAAGISQVTNSIAMVVSETSGVTRVFQGGKCVLEIHPEQRSRRAPNPEEPSDGGDKDGPDGREAKDPVPRDARGRDVRLKK; this is encoded by the coding sequence ATGGAAATCATCACCCCCATCCAGGTCGAGCTCCTGCGGTCCGCGGCGGCGATGGTTGCGAAGCGCGAGTTCCACCACCTTCTCTACATCGGAGACCTGCCCCTGCCCGAGGAGCTTGTGCGCTCGAAGTCGGTGGCGCGGAAGAAACTCGTGCAGGCCATCACCAGCGAGACCCAGCGGCAGGTCGTGCAGGCGATGGGGGTCGAGACGCTGGCGCTCCCGATCTACGACATCGCCCGGCCCGAGCGCTTCAAGATCGCGCTGGTGAGCGGGATCGCCAAGGGACTGTTCAAGGACGGTGACGTCGTGCTCGGGCTCATCGGTCGCGGGCCGGCGAGCTATCCGGATACGCTGATGCTCGTGACGATCGGGGGGAGCGACGAGCGCGGGAGCGTCGATACCGGGTTCGGCGTGGTGGGAACGGACAGGATCCCGTCGGCGATCCTGGAGTCGCTCATCGACCTGGCGGTGGAGATTGGGCGCGACGGCTGGGAGGGACATCCCATTGGCACCTTGATCGTCGTCGGCGACACGGCGAAGGTGCTCGAGAAGTCGCGACAGCTCACGCTGAACCCCTTCCAGGGCTACTCCGAGGCGGAGAAGAACGTTCTCAACCCCGAGGTGCGCGACGCGGTGAAGAACTTCGCCGTGCTCGACGGCGCTTTCGTCGTGCGCGAGGACGGCGTGGTGCTGGCCGCCGGACGATACCTCAAGTTCGACGAGGGAGCGGACGTGAAGGTTCCGCTCGGGCTGGGGGCGCGGCACATGGCGGCCGCGGGGATCTCCCAGGTGACGAACTCGATCGCGATGGTGGTCTCCGAGACGAGCGGCGTGACCCGCGTCTTCCAGGGCGGGAAGTGCGTGCTCGAGATCCATCCGGAGCAGCGCTCGCGTCGAGCCCCGAACCCGGAGGAGCCTTCCGACGGCGGAGATAAGGACGGGCCGGACGGGCGGGAGGCCAAGGACCCCGTGCCCCGCGATGCGCGCGGGCGCGACGTGCGGCTGAAGAAGTGA
- a CDS encoding alpha/beta fold hydrolase, translated as MIRRRQRPTMQRVKTRDGWALALYRYRTPYRTSRWGPVLLVHGLGANRFNMDAPVDEISLARYLHDRGHDVWIVELRGAGRSRPANWPVRRRRLFDFDDYVQKDVPAVIRRVLDKSGSPHLHWVGHSMGGMLAYAAMIHFDHRLFKSVVTIGSPAFTGVKHPLVDQLYRLRPLLKVVRWLPYRSVGYLTAVFPEMALRSVGILGANVANMEAAHLRQYGPRILHDLPAPLLKQFAEWYGGVGGFARTDGLLGYWEHLDRIRSPLLIIAGGGDVLTPVNDLRSIFESVASTDKRFLVCSREHGFSVDYGHIDLVLGTRAREEVYPHVAGWIETHA; from the coding sequence ATGATCCGACGCAGACAACGACCGACGATGCAGCGCGTGAAGACGCGCGACGGGTGGGCGCTCGCGCTCTACCGCTACCGGACGCCGTACCGGACCTCGCGCTGGGGTCCGGTGCTGCTGGTGCACGGGCTCGGGGCGAACCGCTTCAACATGGACGCCCCGGTCGACGAGATCAGCCTGGCTCGCTACCTGCACGATCGTGGTCACGACGTGTGGATCGTCGAGCTGCGCGGCGCCGGACGCTCCCGGCCCGCCAACTGGCCGGTGCGTCGCAGGCGGCTCTTCGACTTCGACGATTACGTGCAGAAGGACGTCCCGGCGGTCATCCGGCGCGTGCTGGATAAGTCGGGCTCGCCCCACCTGCACTGGGTTGGCCACAGCATGGGGGGCATGCTGGCCTACGCTGCGATGATTCACTTCGACCATCGGCTGTTCAAGTCGGTGGTGACGATCGGCTCGCCGGCCTTCACGGGAGTCAAGCACCCGCTGGTCGACCAGCTGTACCGGCTCCGACCGTTGCTCAAGGTGGTTCGGTGGTTGCCCTATCGTTCGGTAGGGTATCTGACGGCCGTCTTCCCCGAGATGGCGCTGAGGTCGGTAGGTATTCTGGGCGCGAACGTGGCGAACATGGAGGCCGCGCACCTGCGCCAGTACGGGCCGCGGATCCTGCACGACCTGCCGGCTCCCCTGCTCAAGCAGTTCGCCGAGTGGTATGGAGGGGTAGGGGGCTTCGCCCGGACCGACGGGCTCCTCGGCTACTGGGAGCACCTCGATCGCATCCGCTCTCCTCTGCTCATCATCGCCGGCGGGGGCGACGTTCTCACGCCGGTCAACGACCTCCGCTCGATCTTCGAGTCGGTCGCGTCGACGGACAAGCGGTTCCTGGTCTGCTCGCGCGAACACGGCTTCAGTGTGGACTACGGCCACATCGATCTGGTCCTCGGCACGCGGGCGAGAGAAGAGGTCTACCCTCACGTGGCCGGCTGGATCGAAACTCACGCGTAG